One genomic window of Nitrospiria bacterium includes the following:
- a CDS encoding glycosyltransferase, with the protein MDFSPGKRILIATFGSLGDLHPYLAIAIELKRRGHRPLIATLDRYREAVEGEGVEFAVMRPLESRFGSPQELVRRIIHPRKGPEYLIRRIVMPFVRESYDDLYRLSEGADLLISHPITVTMPLVAEKRGLPWVSTVLSPMSFFSAYDPSVIAAVPWLHHLRRISIGLYRGIFEMAKSAIASWERPLRQLRVEIGLPPAKKLAMFEGQFSPRLNLALFSSLFAGPQPDWPANTEICGFARYDGRPDPAVSAGLKKYLEAAEPPIVFTLGSSVSMDPGDFFAKARDAATRLGRRAILVTGSLSLENSDSLERVKVFPYVPYSEIFPNASVIVHTGGIGTMSQALAAGRPMLVIPAAFDQPDNAHRAERLGTARVVPFQRVTVNNLMKHIVELLADRECRERSVRVGERLRDENGAKRACDLLEKI; encoded by the coding sequence ATGGATTTTTCCCCCGGCAAGCGCATACTGATCGCCACGTTCGGGTCGCTGGGCGATCTCCATCCTTATCTCGCCATCGCGATCGAGCTCAAACGCCGCGGCCATCGGCCGTTGATCGCAACGCTCGACCGTTATCGCGAGGCGGTGGAGGGCGAGGGTGTCGAATTCGCCGTGATGCGCCCGTTGGAATCCCGATTCGGGAGCCCGCAGGAACTCGTCCGACGGATCATTCACCCCCGCAAAGGTCCGGAATATCTGATCCGACGCATCGTGATGCCCTTCGTTCGGGAAAGTTACGACGATCTTTATCGTCTGTCCGAGGGTGCGGATCTACTCATTTCACACCCGATCACTGTAACGATGCCGCTTGTGGCTGAGAAACGGGGGCTGCCCTGGGTCTCGACCGTGCTGTCGCCGATGAGTTTCTTTTCGGCGTACGATCCTTCCGTCATCGCGGCGGTTCCGTGGCTCCATCATCTGCGTCGGATCAGCATCGGTTTATATCGAGGAATATTTGAAATGGCCAAATCCGCCATCGCGTCCTGGGAACGGCCGCTTCGTCAATTGCGCGTCGAGATCGGTCTGCCGCCGGCGAAAAAGCTCGCGATGTTTGAGGGCCAATTCTCGCCCCGTCTGAATCTCGCACTTTTCTCGTCCTTGTTCGCGGGGCCGCAGCCCGACTGGCCTGCCAACACGGAGATCTGCGGTTTTGCCCGTTACGACGGTCGTCCGGACCCCGCGGTTTCTGCAGGGCTTAAGAAGTATTTAGAAGCCGCAGAGCCGCCGATTGTCTTCACGCTGGGCTCATCGGTTTCGATGGATCCGGGAGATTTCTTCGCCAAGGCCCGCGATGCGGCGACGCGGCTTGGCCGGAGGGCAATTCTGGTCACCGGCTCTTTGTCATTGGAAAACTCCGATTCACTGGAGCGCGTGAAAGTGTTCCCGTATGTCCCTTATTCCGAGATTTTTCCAAACGCATCGGTCATTGTGCACACGGGTGGAATCGGAACGATGTCCCAGGCGCTGGCGGCAGGCCGCCCGATGCTGGTGATCCCCGCGGCGTTCGATCAGCCCGACAACGCCCATCGTGCAGAGCGTCTCGGGACGGCCCGGGTCGTTCCCTTCCAAAGGGTCACCGTGAATAATCTTATGAAGCATATCGTCGAGCTCCTTGCGGACCGGGAATGCCGTGAGCGGTCCGTCCGGGTGGGGGAACGGCTTCGGGATGAAAACGGGGCCAAACGCGCCTGCGACCTCCTGGAGAAAATCTGA
- the bamA gene encoding outer membrane protein assembly factor BamA yields the protein MLRRWAPVAFLIFIWDSNLYLDQASLGQVEPPKEPMTVVAIEIRGNSRIESSTIRSRIKTKEGSPFSADLIREDIHSIYQLGFFLDVRVDSEPVEGGVKVIYQVAERPYVTETNFVGNVEILADKLKEKITIKTMTFLDNAQVKENAEKIRQYYDEEGYYNTSVIPVLKEQGDKVALTFYIKEGAKATVKTIDFEGNKAFPRNTLQKNIDSQEYSFLTSWLTNSGYYKKDALNEDMDKLKDYYLNNGYLQIQVGTPSVAFKEDRSQTLVTFPILHGEIDYPYEFHTVRASIEFPLVEGEQFRVRTITVSGNHVFQTDRIRESLKLKEGDLFRKNVLRDGVGAIHDIYGEKGYLYATVIPQYTSDPATKTVDLSLEVVEDNPMRVRQITISGNDKTRDKVIRRELRLNEQELVDTRLLRRSFQRINNLNFFDSVEIVPQRVGPDQVDLNVQVKEKSTGSFSVGGGYSSVDRLVGMVDVTQGNLFGKGELLRARAEFGAITNSYSLTYRVPYLFDHPVSGTVDLFNQRQIFDSYTEKTVGGDLVLGKDFTEYVSGSVNYTLETLNVTDLTSNAPVRIQEQAGKSVTGSIGATVARDTRDFYFDPKEGNRTALTGQFANTYLGGNNNFIKTILDSGQFLPFYWDTVFSLHGRFGYAHGMYGTELPIPERFYVGGINTVRGFKFGRAGPVDPATNEVLGGNKELVFNFEYIFPLVPEAKVKGVLFFDDGRAFDDNEPIRISDLRKGTGIELRWISPIGPLRLEWGYNISPQGNEAHSVVEFTIGTLF from the coding sequence ATGCTCAGGCGTTGGGCGCCGGTCGCCTTTTTGATCTTCATCTGGGATTCCAATCTATATTTAGACCAAGCATCGCTCGGACAGGTCGAACCTCCCAAGGAGCCAATGACGGTCGTGGCGATCGAGATTCGAGGAAACAGCCGGATCGAGTCGTCGACCATTCGATCCCGAATCAAGACGAAGGAAGGGAGCCCATTCTCGGCGGACCTCATCCGCGAAGACATCCATTCGATCTATCAGTTGGGTTTTTTTTTGGACGTACGGGTGGATTCGGAACCGGTCGAAGGGGGGGTGAAGGTCATCTACCAGGTGGCCGAACGGCCGTATGTGACCGAAACCAATTTTGTGGGAAACGTGGAAATCCTGGCCGACAAGCTGAAAGAAAAGATCACCATCAAGACGATGACGTTTCTGGATAACGCGCAGGTCAAGGAAAACGCAGAGAAGATCCGGCAATATTATGATGAAGAGGGATACTACAACACCTCCGTCATTCCGGTCCTCAAAGAGCAGGGAGACAAGGTCGCGTTGACCTTTTATATCAAAGAAGGGGCCAAGGCGACCGTCAAAACGATCGACTTTGAAGGCAACAAAGCATTTCCTCGTAATACGCTTCAGAAAAACATCGATTCCCAGGAATATTCGTTTTTGACGTCCTGGCTGACCAACAGCGGGTACTATAAGAAGGACGCGTTGAACGAAGACATGGATAAACTGAAGGACTATTATCTCAACAACGGATACCTCCAGATTCAGGTGGGAACCCCGTCGGTCGCTTTTAAAGAGGACCGATCCCAAACCCTTGTGACCTTTCCAATCCTGCACGGGGAGATCGATTACCCTTACGAGTTTCATACGGTCCGTGCCTCCATCGAGTTTCCCTTGGTCGAGGGGGAACAGTTTCGTGTCCGGACGATCACCGTGAGCGGCAATCACGTTTTTCAGACCGACCGCATCCGGGAGTCCTTGAAGTTAAAGGAGGGGGATCTATTCCGAAAAAATGTATTGCGGGACGGGGTGGGCGCGATCCATGATATCTACGGAGAGAAAGGTTACCTTTACGCCACGGTCATCCCGCAGTACACAAGCGACCCGGCGACGAAGACGGTGGACTTGTCCCTGGAGGTCGTCGAGGACAATCCGATGCGCGTCCGCCAGATCACGATTTCGGGAAACGACAAGACCCGCGACAAGGTGATCCGGCGTGAATTGCGGTTGAACGAGCAGGAACTGGTGGACACCCGATTGCTGCGACGAAGTTTTCAGCGGATCAACAACTTGAATTTCTTCGATTCCGTCGAGATCGTCCCGCAACGGGTGGGGCCGGATCAGGTGGATCTGAACGTACAGGTCAAGGAAAAGTCGACCGGCTCCTTCAGTGTCGGGGGCGGTTACAGCTCCGTCGATCGTTTGGTGGGCATGGTGGATGTCACCCAAGGGAACCTTTTTGGGAAGGGCGAACTTCTGCGCGCCCGGGCGGAGTTCGGAGCGATAACCAACTCCTACAGCTTGACGTACCGGGTGCCGTATCTCTTCGACCACCCCGTATCCGGGACGGTTGATCTGTTTAACCAACGGCAGATCTTTGATTCCTATACGGAAAAGACCGTCGGAGGAGACCTCGTCCTCGGAAAAGACTTTACCGAATATGTCAGCGGGAGCGTGAATTATACGTTGGAGACCTTGAATGTCACGGACCTGACTTCAAACGCCCCCGTACGAATTCAGGAGCAGGCCGGAAAGTCGGTGACCGGCAGCATCGGAGCGACCGTCGCGCGGGACACGCGGGACTTTTACTTCGATCCCAAGGAGGGAAATCGAACCGCACTAACGGGCCAGTTCGCCAACACGTATTTGGGCGGTAATAATAATTTTATAAAGACGATCCTGGATTCGGGCCAGTTTTTACCGTTTTACTGGGACACCGTCTTCTCCTTGCACGGCCGGTTCGGATACGCGCACGGGATGTACGGAACCGAGCTCCCGATTCCGGAACGTTTCTACGTCGGAGGAATAAATACCGTGCGCGGTTTTAAATTCGGACGGGCCGGCCCGGTCGATCCCGCGACCAACGAGGTCCTCGGCGGAAATAAGGAACTGGTCTTTAATTTCGAATACATCTTTCCTCTCGTGCCGGAGGCCAAGGTCAAGGGGGTGCTCTTCTTCGATGACGGGCGGGCCTTTGACGACAACGAGCCGATTCGGATCAGCGACCTGCGCAAGGGCACCGGAATCGAGCTGCGCTGGATTTCGCCGATCGGCCCCTTGCGTCTGGAATGGGGATACAATATCAGTCCACAGGGAAACGAGGCGCACAGCGTCGTGGAATTTACCATCGGAACGTTATTCTAG
- the rsmD gene encoding 16S rRNA (guanine(966)-N(2))-methyltransferase RsmD — protein MTLDRTLPLVYSFHATGSPNRSQLVESNATSRLTPPFPVHHNRFMRVIAGEAKGRRLRSPRGTEIRPTSDKVKEALFSILGNRVVEARFLDLFAGTGAIGIEALSRGAARVDFVESDRAMADLLEKNLAACGFQARAEIHRTDAFKFIKQGHGPYDLIFADPPYHAWQLKKLLPAVERGAMISPDGLLVVEHYRKIALPVPVGRLRVVRAYEYGDTVLTVYRGEATE, from the coding sequence ATGACGCTCGACCGAACCCTTCCCCTCGTCTATTCATTTCATGCTACGGGAAGCCCTAATAGAAGTCAATTGGTCGAGTCCAACGCGACCTCCCGCTTGACGCCACCGTTCCCCGTCCACCATAATAGATTCATGCGCGTGATTGCGGGAGAAGCGAAAGGACGGCGGCTTAGAAGCCCCCGCGGGACGGAGATCCGCCCGACGTCGGACAAGGTGAAGGAGGCGCTGTTTTCGATTCTGGGAAACCGGGTCGTGGAGGCGCGGTTTCTGGATCTATTCGCCGGAACCGGCGCGATCGGGATCGAGGCCTTGAGCCGCGGCGCGGCCCGGGTGGATTTCGTCGAGTCGGATCGGGCCATGGCCGACCTTCTGGAAAAAAATCTTGCGGCCTGCGGATTTCAAGCCCGGGCCGAGATCCACCGGACGGACGCCTTCAAATTTATCAAGCAGGGCCACGGCCCGTACGACCTGATCTTCGCCGATCCGCCCTATCACGCCTGGCAGCTTAAAAAATTATTGCCTGCAGTTGAGCGGGGTGCTATGATATCTCCAGACGGTCTTCTGGTGGTCGAGCATTATCGAAAAATCGCGCTCCCCGTTCCGGTCGGGAGGCTGCGGGTCGTCCGGGCCTACGAATACGGCGACACCGTGTTGACGGTTTATCGCGGAGAAGCAACCGAATGA
- a CDS encoding antibiotic biosynthesis monooxygenase, with translation MKAIATTPEPPYYAVIFTSARTDNDEGYKETSERMLKLAAEQPGYLGVESVRETGLGITVSYWRSEEAIRSWKRQVDHLEAQRKGRTTWYRSYRIRACKVERDYGFDGDR, from the coding sequence ATGAAGGCCATCGCAACCACTCCGGAGCCGCCGTATTATGCCGTGATTTTCACGTCGGCGCGGACCGACAACGATGAAGGATACAAGGAAACTTCCGAACGAATGCTGAAGCTCGCCGCCGAGCAGCCCGGATATCTCGGCGTGGAATCGGTTCGGGAAACGGGACTGGGCATTACGGTTTCGTATTGGAGGTCGGAGGAAGCCATCAGGTCCTGGAAAAGGCAAGTCGATCACCTGGAGGCGCAACGAAAAGGCCGGACGACCTGGTATCGATCTTATCGGATCCGTGCCTGCAAGGTCGAACGGGACTATGGTTTTGACGGCGATAGATAA
- a CDS encoding pyridoxal phosphate-dependent aminotransferase, with protein sequence MKLAQRVSTVQPSATLALSAKAKALKARGIEVIDFGLGEPDFDTPEAVKNAAIEALRAGFTKYTAPGGIDELKAAIAEKFQRDNNLRYEKNQIVVSCGAKHSLYNLAQVLFERGDEVLIPAPYWVSYPDQVRLNDATPVFIETREENRFLLTRQLLSSRITSRTKALILNTPSNPTGSAYTQKQLEELAEVILEKRLIVISDEIYEPFVYDQFKHVSIAALRPELKERTIVVNGVSKSYAMTGWRIGYAAGPKEVISAIETVQSQSTSNPTSIAQKAAVAALGGGSEFTRTMVAEFDRRRRYIVDRLNRMPGVTCLLPTGAFYAFPNITGLLQSRWKDRVLKTANDLAEYFLEEARVALVAGDAFGAPGHLRISYATALPLIEKGMDRMAEAISKLKVTD encoded by the coding sequence ATGAAACTTGCCCAACGCGTCAGCACCGTCCAGCCGTCCGCGACCCTGGCCCTTTCCGCCAAGGCGAAAGCGCTCAAAGCCCGGGGGATCGAGGTGATCGATTTCGGCCTGGGCGAACCGGACTTCGACACGCCCGAAGCGGTGAAGAACGCCGCGATCGAGGCGCTGCGGGCCGGGTTCACAAAGTACACCGCGCCCGGCGGCATCGACGAGCTCAAAGCGGCCATCGCCGAAAAATTCCAGCGCGACAACAATCTTCGGTACGAAAAAAATCAGATCGTCGTCTCTTGCGGGGCAAAACACAGCCTCTACAATCTGGCCCAGGTACTGTTCGAGCGCGGGGATGAAGTGCTCATCCCGGCGCCGTACTGGGTCTCCTATCCGGATCAAGTCCGGCTCAACGACGCGACGCCCGTGTTCATCGAAACACGCGAAGAGAACCGTTTCCTGTTGACGCGACAGCTGCTTTCGAGCCGGATCACGTCCCGAACGAAGGCGCTGATCCTGAACACGCCGTCCAACCCGACCGGCTCCGCATACACACAAAAGCAGCTCGAGGAACTCGCCGAGGTGATTTTGGAGAAGCGGCTGATCGTGATCTCGGATGAGATTTATGAACCGTTCGTGTACGATCAGTTCAAGCATGTCAGTATCGCCGCGCTCCGTCCGGAATTGAAAGAGCGAACGATCGTCGTAAACGGCGTATCAAAATCGTATGCGATGACCGGGTGGCGAATCGGGTACGCCGCCGGACCGAAGGAAGTGATTTCGGCGATCGAAACCGTCCAGAGTCAAAGCACTTCGAATCCGACCTCGATCGCGCAAAAAGCGGCCGTGGCGGCTTTGGGCGGCGGCTCGGAGTTTACACGGACGATGGTGGCCGAGTTCGATCGTCGCCGTCGCTATATCGTGGACCGCCTAAATCGAATGCCGGGGGTTACGTGCCTCCTGCCGACCGGAGCTTTCTATGCTTTTCCCAACATCACGGGACTCCTCCAGTCCCGCTGGAAGGACCGCGTCCTGAAAACAGCCAACGACCTGGCCGAATATTTTTTGGAAGAAGCACGGGTCGCCCTGGTGGCCGGAGACGCCTTCGGCGCACCGGGACATCTGCGGATTTCCTACGCCACCGCGCTGCCGCTGATCGAAAAAGGCATGGATCGGATGGCGGAGGCCATTTCAAAACTTAAAGTCACGGATTAA
- the radC gene encoding DNA repair protein RadC, whose protein sequence is MEPSRTNTGKGIKNWPEIERPRERLIRQGPETLSDAHLLAILLRTGRRKSSAVEMAHHLLKQFGGLAALKHTSVSELCSVDGIGPAKAAQILASLELGRRSLAQPLHRELRALSSRDIFHHYHPLLRDSKKEHFMLLMFDGKNRLLKEITVSTGSLSLNIVHPREVFKPAVRESAASVILLHNHPSGDPAPSPEDRELTRRLVKAGRIMGIKVLDHIVLGDGRYISFADQGWEVHD, encoded by the coding sequence ATGGAACCGTCAAGAACAAATACCGGGAAAGGGATAAAGAATTGGCCGGAGATCGAGCGTCCTCGGGAGCGGTTGATCCGACAGGGACCGGAGACGCTTTCGGATGCGCATCTTCTTGCGATTCTGCTTAGGACCGGCCGGCGAAAGAGCAGCGCGGTCGAGATGGCCCACCATCTTCTGAAGCAATTCGGCGGGTTGGCCGCGTTAAAACACACCAGCGTATCGGAGCTGTGTTCTGTGGATGGGATCGGCCCGGCGAAGGCCGCACAGATCCTGGCCTCACTGGAATTGGGACGCCGGTCCTTGGCCCAGCCGCTTCATCGGGAACTTCGCGCCCTTTCCAGCCGGGATATCTTTCATCACTATCACCCGCTATTGCGGGATTCAAAAAAAGAGCATTTTATGCTGTTGATGTTCGACGGAAAGAACCGGCTGCTCAAGGAAATCACCGTATCCACGGGAAGTCTTTCGCTCAATATCGTTCATCCGCGCGAGGTCTTTAAACCGGCCGTGCGGGAGTCGGCGGCTTCCGTCATCCTTTTGCACAACCACCCCAGCGGGGATCCCGCCCCCAGTCCCGAGGATCGCGAGTTGACGCGGCGTCTTGTGAAGGCCGGACGGATCATGGGCATCAAGGTCCTGGATCATATTGTCCTCGGAGACGGTCGATACATCAGTTTTGCGGATCAAGGGTGGGAGGTCCATGACTGA
- a CDS encoding formylglycine-generating enzyme family protein: MTEGPGRHAFSKQHGRRIRRITYACVWVSGWLLGGCSHPSVPSGMVAVPAGNFVMGSDKVDTEGIGVQLGMIRPLYQDEHPQRKVFLPTFFIDRFEVTQAQYKVFTDQTGYRIPPVWKNGTFASGRENHPVAFVSWYDAKQYCRWAGKRLPTEAEWEKSARGPDGLEYPWGNAYESDRANTGDSEANDTLPVGRIESGKSPYGVYDLIGNVGEWVEDWYQPYPGNSQTSPLFGERLKVIRGGSWGGGGGHYTMGLFYRAAHRLFADPLDRFPDTGFRCALSG; the protein is encoded by the coding sequence ATGACTGAAGGCCCGGGGCGCCACGCTTTTTCAAAACAGCACGGTCGGCGAATCCGAAGGATCACTTATGCCTGTGTCTGGGTGTCGGGATGGCTGTTGGGGGGCTGTTCCCATCCGTCCGTTCCGTCCGGAATGGTGGCGGTCCCGGCCGGGAACTTTGTGATGGGAAGCGACAAGGTGGATACCGAAGGGATCGGCGTTCAGCTGGGAATGATCCGGCCTTTGTATCAGGATGAGCATCCGCAGAGGAAAGTGTTTCTCCCCACGTTTTTTATCGATCGGTTTGAGGTTACCCAGGCGCAGTACAAGGTCTTTACGGATCAGACCGGCTACCGGATCCCGCCCGTCTGGAAGAACGGGACGTTTGCTTCCGGCCGGGAGAACCATCCCGTGGCCTTTGTCAGCTGGTACGATGCGAAACAATACTGCCGGTGGGCCGGGAAACGATTGCCGACGGAGGCCGAATGGGAGAAATCCGCGCGGGGTCCGGATGGATTGGAATACCCATGGGGGAATGCTTATGAGTCCGACCGCGCCAATACGGGCGACTCCGAGGCCAACGATACGCTTCCGGTGGGCCGTATTGAATCCGGGAAGAGCCCTTACGGGGTGTACGATTTGATCGGCAATGTCGGCGAATGGGTGGAAGACTGGTATCAGCCCTATCCGGGCAATTCGCAAACCAGCCCCCTGTTCGGAGAGCGACTCAAAGTGATTCGGGGCGGTAGTTGGGGCGGGGGGGGAGGCCACTACACGATGGGCCTATTCTACCGTGCGGCGCATCGTTTGTTTGCGGACCCTTTGGACCGCTTCCCGGATACGGGCTTTCGATGCGCCCTGTCGGGTTGA
- the coaD gene encoding pantetheine-phosphate adenylyltransferase — translation MKIGVYPGTFDPITNGHIDIIRRSLQVFDKVIVAVAPNPKKKPIFDIHERVEMIREATRDIPNVEIEIFEGLLAEYMKRKNAHAIIRGLRAVSDFEHEFMMALMNRKLDSEAETVFLMPSEEYSYLTSSAIKEVASYGGVVKDLVPPIVARRLRDHFQKKQK, via the coding sequence ATGAAAATCGGCGTGTACCCGGGAACATTCGATCCGATCACCAACGGGCATATCGACATCATCCGCCGGAGCCTTCAGGTCTTCGACAAGGTGATCGTGGCCGTCGCCCCCAATCCCAAAAAGAAGCCGATCTTCGACATTCACGAGCGCGTCGAGATGATCCGGGAGGCCACACGGGATATCCCGAACGTGGAGATCGAGATTTTCGAGGGACTGCTGGCCGAGTACATGAAACGCAAGAACGCCCACGCCATCATCCGGGGCCTTCGGGCGGTCTCCGATTTCGAGCACGAATTCATGATGGCCTTGATGAACCGGAAACTGGACAGCGAAGCCGAGACCGTTTTTCTGATGCCCAGCGAGGAATATTCCTATCTCACGTCCAGCGCGATCAAAGAGGTCGCCAGCTACGGCGGGGTCGTGAAGGATCTCGTCCCCCCGATCGTCGCCCGGCGCCTTCGGGATCATTTCCAGAAAAAACAGAAATGA
- a CDS encoding FmdB family zinc ribbon protein: MPIYEYECESCHHRVEVMQKINDPPFKTCEQCGGKLNKVISAPGIQFKGSGWYVTDYSQKLKSKEDKKPEAGKKKEPAAAAPKPDSSSKSDSAPKSDSPTKKESPSKS, from the coding sequence TTGCCGATTTACGAGTACGAATGTGAATCCTGTCATCACCGCGTCGAGGTGATGCAAAAAATAAACGATCCGCCGTTCAAGACATGTGAACAGTGTGGTGGAAAGCTGAATAAAGTAATCTCCGCTCCAGGTATCCAGTTCAAGGGATCCGGTTGGTATGTGACGGACTACTCACAGAAGCTAAAATCCAAGGAAGACAAGAAACCGGAAGCGGGAAAGAAAAAAGAACCAGCCGCAGCCGCTCCAAAACCGGACAGTTCATCAAAATCAGATAGCGCTCCCAAGTCGGATAGTCCCACGAAGAAAGAATCCCCCTCCAAATCGTGA
- a CDS encoding phage holin family protein has product MKGILIRWVINALALILVSHVIQGIQVDHLLAAFVAAAVLGVMNAVIRPVLILLTLPITLLTLGLFVLMINGFMLYIAGAVVKGFHVNGFWAAVFGSLFLSVISWIANAFINDRGRIEYIEVRTR; this is encoded by the coding sequence ATGAAAGGTATTCTCATCCGATGGGTCATTAATGCGCTGGCCTTGATCCTCGTCAGCCATGTCATTCAGGGGATCCAGGTGGATCATCTCTTGGCGGCATTCGTTGCGGCGGCGGTGCTCGGGGTCATGAATGCCGTTATCCGACCCGTCTTGATACTCCTCACCCTTCCGATCACCCTTCTGACTCTGGGCCTGTTCGTCCTGATGATCAACGGATTCATGCTGTACATCGCCGGGGCCGTGGTGAAGGGATTTCACGTGAATGGTTTTTGGGCTGCCGTGTTTGGGTCGCTATTCTTATCGGTCATCAGCTGGATCGCAAACGCCTTTATCAACGACCGGGGCCGCATCGAGTATATCGAGGTTCGCACCCGATAG